The following coding sequences are from one Triplophysa dalaica isolate WHDGS20190420 chromosome 12, ASM1584641v1, whole genome shotgun sequence window:
- the adcy3a gene encoding adenylate cyclase type 3 — protein sequence MPRNRAFSEPEYSAEYSADCSVTLPSDPGQAVGRTHEVTVRSSGCCLCLPRFMRLTFAPDSLENLYQTYFRRQRHETLLVLVVFAALFDCYVIVMCAVVYTSDKLASVVVASVGLAADVVLYLLCRYGLLPDRVSRRLVPYALWVLIAAQIFCYLGLNFARFHQPSDTVGWQAFFSFSFFLTLPLRLTPIVLITAVSCGVHTLVLGVTIAQQQQEDIQGAALGRQLLANIVIYSCVITVGVMSYYMADRKHRKAFLETRQSLEVKLNLEEQSQQQERLLLSILPKHIADEMLQDMKKEASQKEMQQFNTMYMYRHENVSILFADIVGFTQLSSSCSAQELVKLLNELFARFDKLAAKYHQLRIKILGDCYYCICGLPDYRDDHAACSIMMGLAMVEAISYVREKTQTDVDMRVGVHSGTVLGGVLGQKRWQYDVWSTDVTVANKMEAGGIPGRVHISQNTLECLHGEFDVEPGNGGDRCEYLKERGIETYLVVVPKGPVGKNGINGVKLSVTSSNGNSPLLINTTECNGSAHTACTTPEDPEELDTRVVNPSFPNPRRRLRLRDLAERVIDAQENEQELNKLLNEALLERETVQALKGKYTNRLSLRFTDPELETRFSVEKEKQSGAAFSCSCVVLLFTAVMEALVDPWLVANYVTLVVGEVLLLILTVCSLAAIFPRVFPKRLVSFSTWIDHTRWARNSWAMAAIFIVTMADIVDMLSCRPPSSDVTEVTPVTPVPRDCLENPKYYSYIAVLALIATTMLVQVSHMVKLTLMLLITVATGVVNIYSWRDIFDAYDLSRFKEYRIYLVPSKYTMSVMIFIMMVSFYYFSRHVEKLARTLFLWKIEVHEQKEKVYEMRRWNEALVTNMLPEHVARHFLGSKKRDEELYSQSYDEIGVMFASIPNFSDFYTEESINNGGIECLRFLNEIISDFDSLLDEPQFRCITKIKTIGSTYMAASGVTSDNNTNGYACVKKEEISDRERWQHLADLADFALAMKVTLMNINYQSFNNFMLRIGLNKGAVLAGVIGARKPHFDIWGNTVNVASRMESTGVMGNIQVVEDCYYILKDYGFRFVRRGPIFVKGKGELLTYFLKGREKQGSFINGSFVTLPHQVVDSS from the exons ATGCCTCGGAACCGGGCCTTTTCGGAGCCGGAGTATTCTGCTGAATATTCGGCGGACTGTTCTGTCACCCTGCCCTCTGACCCTGGTCAAGCCGTGGGACGAACCCATGAGGTGACTGTGCGCAGTTCCGGCTGCTGCCTGTGTTTGCCGCGGTTCATGCGGCTGACCTTTGCTCCTGACTCTCTGGAGAACCTCTACCAGACCTATTTCCGCCGCCAACGGCATGAGACCCTGCTGGTGTTGGTGGTTTTTGCGGCCCTTTTTGACTGCTATGTCATTGTGATGTGCGCCGTGGTTTATACCAGTGATAAACTGGCATCTGTGGTCGTGGCATCGGTGGGACTGGCCGCAGACGTGGTACTTTACTTGTTGTGCCGGTACGGCCTGCTCCCTGACCGCGTGTCACGTCGCCTGGTGCCCTATGCCCTCTGGGTTCTCATAGCAGCCCAGATTTTCTGTTACCTAGGACTGAACTTTGCCCGCTTCCACCAGCCCAGCGACACTGTAGGCTGGCAGGCCTTTTTTAGCTTCTCCTTCTTTTTGACGTTGCCGCTCCGGCTAACTCCTATAGTGCTCATCACAGCCGTTTCCTGTGGGGTCCACACCCTGGTGTTGGGTGTCACCATCGCCCAGCAGCAGCAGGAGGACATTCAGGGGGCGGCTCTCGGAAGACAG TTGCTGGCCAACATTGTGATATACTCATGTGTCATCACAGTGGGCGTCATGTCCTACTACATGGCCGACCGCAAACACCGTAAAGCCTTTTTAGAGACCCGACAGTCCCTGGAGGTAAAGCTGAACCTGGAGGAGCAGAGTCAGCAGCAG GAGCGTCTTCTGCTGTCCATCCTGCCCAAGCACATCGCAGATGAGATGCTTCAAGACATGAAGAAAGAAGCCAGTCAGAAAGAGATGCAGCAGTTCAACACCATGTACATGTATCGGCACGAGAACGTCAG TATTTTGTTCGCAGACATTGTGGGCTTCACACAACTCTCCTCATCCTGTAGTGCACAGGAATTGGTGAAGTTGCTCAACGAATTGTTTGCCCGCTTCGACAAGCTAGCTGCT AAATACCACCAATTGAGGATTAAGATCCTTGGCGACTGCTATTACTGTATTTGTGGCCTTCCAGATTACCGTGACGACCATGCGGCCTGCTCTATAATGATGGGCTTGGCTATGGTTGAGGCGATTTC ATACGTACGAGAGAAGACGCAGACGGATGTCGACATGCGTGTCGGCGTTCATTCTGGGACAGTGTTGGGCGGCGTGCTCGGCCAGAAGCGCTGGCAATACGACGTGTGGTCAACTGACGTCACAGTGGCCAATAAGATGGAGGCTGGAGGAATTCCAGG ACGAGTTCACATCTCCCAGAATACCCTCGAGTGTCTGCATGGAGAGTTTGATGTGGAGCCAGGGAACGGTGGAGACCGCTGCGAGTACCTTAAGGAGAGGGGCATTGAGACCTACTTGGTGGTGGTTCCCAAGGGACCTGTGGGCAAGAATGGCATCAATGGAGTA AAGCTTTCGGTGACGTCATCTAATGGTAATTCTCCACTACTGATCAACACTACGGAGTGTAATGGGAGCGCCCACACGGCATGTACCACACCAGAGGACCCAGAGGAACTGGACACACGG GTGGTGAACCCCTCGTTTCCTAACCCCCGGCGTCGCTTGCGTCTGCGTGATCTGGCTGAAAGGGTGATAGATGCCCAGGAGAATGAACAGGAGCTCAATAAACTCCTCAATGAAGCGCTTCTGGAAAGAGAGACAGTACAAGC GCTTAAAGGCAAGTACACCAATCGTCTGTCCTTGCGTTTCACGGACCCAGAGCTGGAGACGCGATTCTCTGTAGAGAAGGAGAAACAGAGTGGTGCGGCGTTCAGCTGCTCGTGTGTGGTGCTGCTCTTCACTGCGGTCATGGAAGCACTCGTGGACCCCTG GCTGGTTGCAAACTATGTGACTCTGGTCGTGGGGGAAGTCTTGCTTCTTATTCTCACTGTCTGTTCACTGGCAGCAATTTTTCCACGG gtTTTTCCAAAGAGATTGGTGTCGTTTTCCACTTGGATTGATCACACACGCTGGGCCCGCAACAGTTGGGCCATGGCAGCCATCTTCATAGTCACAATGGCAGACATAGTAGATATG TTAAGTTGTCGGCCCCCCTCTAGTGATGTGACCGAGGTCACTCCAGTCACACCAGTACCCAGGGACTGTCTGGAGAATCCTAAATACTACAGTTACATCGCAGTTCTGGCCCTCATCGCAACCACCATGTTGGTGCAGGTCAGCCACATGGTCAAACTGACCCTCATGCTACTGATCACAGTAGCTACAGGTGTGGTCAACATCTACAGCTGGAGGGACATCTTTGATGCATACGATCTGTCTCGTTTTAAAGAGTACAG GATTTATCTTGTGCCCTCCAAATACACCATGAGTGTGATGATCTTCATCATGATGGTTAGCTTCTACTACTTCTCCCGACAC GTCGAGAAGCTCGCACGCACGCTGTTCCTGTGGAAGATTGAAGTGCACGAGCAGAAGGAGAAGGTGTACGAGATGAGACGTTGGAACGAGGCTCTGGTCACAAATATGCTTCCGGAGCATGTTGCTAGACACTTCCTGGGCTCCAAGAAAAGAGATGAG GAGCTCTACAGCCAGTCCTATGATGAGATTGGAGTCATGTTCGCATCCATACCAAACTTCTCTGATTTCTACACTGAGGAAAGCATCAACAACGGGGGGATTGAGTGTCTGAGGTTCCTCAATGAAATCATTTCCGACTTTGATAGT CTTTTAGATGAGCCGCAGTTTCGCTGTATAACCAAGATTAAGACTATTGGCAGCACGTACATGGCAGCATCAGGAGTCACTTCAGACAACAACACCAACGGTTATGCTTGTGTGAAG AAAGAAGAGATTTCAGACAGGGAACGTTGGCAGCACTTGGCAGATCTGGCTGATTTCGCTCTGGCCATGAAGGTGACGCTGATGAACATCAACTACCAGTCCTTCAATAACTTCATGCTACGCATCG GGTTGAATAAAGGAGCCGTTTTGGCTGGAGTTATTGGGGCCCGTAAACCTCATTTTGACATCTGGGGAAACACTGTGAATGTCGCCAGTCGCATGGAGTCTACAGGGGTGATGGGAAACATCCAG GTGGTGGAGGACTGCTACTACATCTTGAAGGACTATGGCTTCCGCTTTGTGAGAAGGGGGCCCATATTTGTGAAAGGGAAAGGAGAGCTGCTCACCTATTTCCTAAAGGGGCGAGAAAAACAAGGCTCCTTCATTAACGGCTCCTTCGTCACCCTGCCGCACCAAGTGGTGGACAGCTCTTGA